The sequence below is a genomic window from Lolium perenne isolate Kyuss_39 chromosome 7, Kyuss_2.0, whole genome shotgun sequence.
atccaggacatcacggggaggtccggaatggtccagagaataagattcatataaggaaagttattttccggggttcggaaaaagtttcggtgtttgaccggagcttctagaaggttctagagggccaccggtgggtccaccaccccgggagaggccacatcGGCCAAGGGAGTGCAGCCTGGCCTAATGGGCTAGGGGAACAAAGCCCTCAAGGCCTAGCCGGCCAGCCCCCCtagggataagatcaaatcccggaGGATAAGATCAAAAATCCCTAAAATCGAGGGAGGTAATTTGGAAGGGGAAGAAAATTTTGAAGGGGATGATTTCTGTTCCCCCCTTTTCTTTCGTATAAATTGAGCGTAtatataaggatatatttattcgatgagGAAGAATTATGAAACATttaaatagattcaaataaatttcagcacgaagtgaaaatcatcgtaatagaaaaatcaaatatctatgattggatcatggtgaaaatatttaaaTTACGAGTTTTAACGAACATCTGAGAGAGTTGCGAAATTGTTCCAGAACTCACGTTCCTCGGAACACCACAGTTATGATGGAAtattcgagagacgtatccaaaccttgttgtgtagaatttttttattttctatgctacgaatccctacaccgtTAGGATCACAGTTGTTGTTATATTGTGTTCTAAAGGTTAATTTCTGACGCAGAGTGAGGCCCGTCGCCAGGAATGGATCATCATCGAACTAGATTACAATGACTATACATAACTCTTGGTATGCGCGCTGCCGTATGGGATAAGTTTAATCTTTGAGATCTCCGGCCTTGTGTAAATTATCCTCACATAGTGAAGATTTGCTGGCTCCCACCTGTGGGTTTTACCCATCTCATCACAGGCGTTTTCCGTTATAAAATCCTTGTGCTCTCTATGTTGGTTTGTTCTTTCTTCGTTCTCTTTGCATGTCGTGATTGTAACAGGTGTTGCCGCGGTTTAGCGGGATTGGTAATACACAAGTATACTGTACTACTTATTGCAAGGGATCAAGATAGTGTTCATTGTTGTATCACTTTATGTAATTTGACTGCAAACTTCATAATGAAAAAGATGGTCGCAACAATCCATGCAGTGGTCTGTGGTAATAAAACCGAGTGATTTCGTGCACGGAAGGTCCCATCCACGGAACAAAGGCCGCTCTAATACGTTTTCTACATTCATGTTTCATTTATATTTTGGTCTTGGAAAAATTGTGCATTGGTTCACTATCAGAAACGACATTGTTGCCGACTGCCGCATATATGCTGAGAGCCCAGCTGGGCATATAGCAACTTAAGCCAATAGCAAAATAAAATCTCTTGGTGAACAAAAACACTCAACATATAACCTGTTTGCCGAGAGTTTTCCATACGCCCCGCTCGGCATATGCCGAAGATTTACCTGATAGATGCCAAGTGAAACGCTCGGTGGCCGCCTCCTCCTctaacctagccgccgcctcctcctatcCCGCCCTCCTCCCGGGCGGCAGCGGAGGATCTACCCGCCCCGCTCCGAGCAGCCGCCCCCGGATTGCCGCAcctcagccgccgctgctgccggcctcggccccggccccggccttggccttggcctcgGCTTCGGCCCCGGCCCGGCCACAGccccggtggcggcggtggcggcgccccttccgtcgaacgacgagggggaggagagggtttccacggtggcgttccatgggaggtgatgaagcgccggtggaggaagccgggcggcacggctatttggccggggcctgatgctctccgtcggtagccatggaggattcggtggagcggtggcggccttcgcccccggtgacggttcagcggtggtacgcatgatctgcgccgccgtcttcttccctggtgatccggcaggagggactggcggcgtgggggctgctggtcttgctttgtttttggtggcggtcctcgggtttctcgcaagcgaagatgaagatctaccggaggtcagtttgctttgatctggctggagagatgagttccggaaagctccgctggcgaatggaacagtgcatattttgcctgcagtttgctggatcgggtggtattcggtcgcgcgcacccatgtttttattccgaccgtttggttccggagggagcgcagcgaagctatattctgtgttgacatctggtgactttttggtccatggtgaagtcagaagaaggaatatcatgaaggccggattggtggactgactaaaggaggttcgagtcaacgtgatgctgagggatctgcttggcgttccgggcttgcagcagtggtatgcatgtgggggcggcagcacaggggaagttcggagtcttacctctcagggtgaaaacccaaggtctggccttaactggttgtgcctggcaatgttcttgttggaggcattgttttgagagtggggactatcttcagggagaaatcctaagacctttggtcgggcgacgacggcgctggtgcactgtttccttcttggaggcgtcgcttttggagagtctgtacttcaggtgttgtcacggtggtggttgtattgctgttgctaggtctagaaggctgtagcgggacttttattttttagttttcttttctcttttttggctgtgtgcatccgtactgccattagggtggggcgttgttgcagaggctgggtgtatttggtatcttttgatattaatatattccctttattaaAAAAAAAAGTGAAACGCTCGGTAGGTATGTTCGATGAGCGGATTTTTATCTTTGTCGAGCCTACGGGGTGCTCGGCGAGAAATGGGATTCTGGCGTGCATGGGATCTACCGTACACGTGGACAAGATACAACATAACCTAGGTCGataattttttttcatttttttttgaaacttgaaAGTTCGACATTAAAAATTAGATCCAGCCGCAACTAAAAGAAGATCGTAATTTCTGTTGTTTCCTCTAGTGGTTATGATGATTCTTGTCGTCATTGTGATTTCTTTTCGAATTGTACGGGAAGAGAGAACGTACACTCACAAGTCCGTATGATCACTGAAACAAATGGTAATAACCCATGTCCTTTGTATTGACTATTTTCGCCAAAGCCATGCAATAGACCGAGCTTGTGAGTGCATGTCTAAGCGCGTCTCTTTCTCCGTGGCCATGCTCTGTTCCCTTCCGGGAAGCCCGGCCGGTACGTAGCCAGGAGCCCTCCGCGACGTTGCCGGAGTGCCGCCCATCTGGACATAAATACCCCATGTATGAATCATCCTTCCATCAGCAGTTGAGAATCCAGAGGACCAGTAGCAGCACAGACACACACAAGAAACCAACCAACATATCCTGAATGGCTTCCTCAAGCAGGATGCTGGCCGCGGCGGTGTTGGCGGTGCTGTTCGTGGGCGCGTGGTGCGCGGCCCCCGTGGAGTTTACGGTGGAGAAGGGGTCGGACGAGAAGAATCTTGCTCTGTCGATCAAGTACAACAAGGAGGGTGACGCCATGGCAGAGGTGGAGCTCAAGGAGCACGGGTCCAACGAGTGGCTGGCCCTGAAGAAGAACGGCGACGGCGTGTGGGAGATCAAGAGCGACAAGCCTCTCAAGGGTCCATTCAACTTCCGCTTTGTGTCCGAGAAGGGTATGAGGAACGTGTTCGACGATGTGGTTCCGGCGGACTTCAAGGTCGGCACCACCTACAAGCCCGAGGAGTAGAGCGATCCGCCATGGATCATCAGTCATCATCCAAAGTTTTCGATTTTCcacgtatctcgttcgccgagaTCGTACCGTGAATAAGTTGTCGAGGATTTTATTTGTGATGAGGTGGTTTGTCATGAGTCATTTCCCGGGAGGGGATGCTGATTTGTTGAGTCATGTATTATTTTGTAGAACTATCttggtggccctcgcaaatgcgagggcatcatctttGATATGTTGAAAATAATTTAAAAATATATTTGTAGTTTACATATTGTGCTCTGAAGTATTACCAAAAGCGTCCTAAGTGCTATGCTAATCAATGTGagtgaaacattttaatcatctcaTAGTAGGGAGATCATTTATTATACTCTTAATTTAGAGAGGGGTGTGAGGATTATGTTATCCAAAAGGACACGGTATTATGAACCAAGTGTCTCTCTTTTTTATTGCATTACCACAATATGCTGAAATAAAGCCGGCCAATGTTTCTTatgtcactggtagaaaaagggcctttaatcccggttggcaacaaccattaatcccggttgcgcaaccgggattaaatatgcgcgactaaagcccccccccccccccctttagtcgcggttgcttacgaactgcgactaaaggcccgtccacgtggctgCCAGccgtccgtcggggcggaggacctttagtcgcggttctcctggccaaccgcgactaaaggcctctgcAGGTTTACGGTTtagcccccccccctccccctaaatctggtttctttttaatttgtattgttttatttcttttatattttattttgtgttttattttaattttgaagaagtttcagtacacatattctacgctactatatacatgcatatgaatgtataaTTTcatacaaatttgaaattagaaccaagaagaattcaagaggaatatacaatatatattcaatctcggatgaccatatacaatttcgaacaagtttccatacataatttacggcatcagaagttctacgtcctcgtaatagtgttctcctttaggatggaggacttccctcatcaaaaatcctgctagttcctcttgaattggtcggaagcgagcttctggacta
It includes:
- the LOC127311970 gene encoding pollen allergen Lol p 2-A, which encodes MASSSRMLAAAVLAVLFVGAWCAAPVEFTVEKGSDEKNLALSIKYNKEGDAMAEVELKEHGSNEWLALKKNGDGVWEIKSDKPLKGPFNFRFVSEKGMRNVFDDVVPADFKVGTTYKPEE